One genomic window of Bos taurus isolate L1 Dominette 01449 registration number 42190680 breed Hereford chromosome Y, ARS-UCD2.0, whole genome shotgun sequence includes the following:
- the LOC132344461 gene encoding probable bifunctional dTTP/UTP pyrophosphatase/methyltransferase protein produces the protein MLLCPVIGKLQHKRVVLASSSPRRREILSNAGLRFEVVPSRFKEKLHKASFATPQAYAVETAKQKALEVADRMYQKDLRAPDVVIGADTIVAVGGLILEKPVDKQDAYRMLSRLSGKEHSVFTGVAIVHCCTKDGQLDTEVSEFYEETTVKFSELSEEMLWEYIDSGEPMDKAGGYGIQALGGMLVEYVRGDFLNVVGFPLNRFCKELAHLYHGPRAPGAPRQVQHDSIPAVDTFEDLSDAEGGGSDPARANEGLEPCGAQPQAPRPREADLNGVTDSQPPLPVGLLELMDGFKASKALLTACKLQVFDVLKERGPLAAADVAREIGASVGGTARLLDVCAALGLLDKSDRGYSNTEMASLHLASDGEQSLHGLAAYHDGPVWGAFTHLGWAVREGAAWTPEPLPQAPHKWSTEATLQFMRASHGLSKLTAQHVATAFDLSPFTSACHLGGCTGALAHKLVQEYPRLQVTIFALPEVIKLAGDFETNARPSERVHFVPGDLSSDSLPPADLYIVCSLLHDWPDDRLHGLLSRVSGCCKPGAGLLLAELAPAEEEDASGAARRPPGLRALGVGRPPRNPGQYQRLLQRLGFQDVQAACAAGLLHVVLGTRAPP, from the exons ATGCTCCTGTGCCCGGTGATCGGGAAGCTGCAGCACAAGCGCGTGGTGTTGGCCAGCTCCTCTCCGCGCCGCCGGGAGATCCTCAGCAATGCT GGCCTCAGGTTCGAGGTGGTCCCGTCCAGGTTCAAGGAGAAGCTGCACAAGGCCTCATTCGCCACCCCGCAGGCGTACGCCGTGGAAACGGCCAAGCAGAAGGCCCTGGAGGTGGCCGACCGGATGTACCAG AAGGACCTGCGGGCCCCAGACGTGGTCATCGGAGCCGACACCATCGTG GCGGTCGGGGGGCTGATCCTGGAGAAGCCGGTGGACAAGCAAGACGCCTACCGCATGCTGTCGAG GCTCAGTGGGAAGGAGCACAGCGTGTTCACGGGCGTGGCCATCGTCCACTGCTGCACCAAAG ATGGTCAGCTGGACACTGAGGTGTCCGAGTTCTATGAGGAGACCACGGTGAAGTTCTCGGAGCTGTCAGAGGAGATGCTGTGGGAGTACATCGACAGCGGGGAGCCCAT GGACAAGGCCGGCGGCTACGGGATCCAGGCGCTGGGTGGGATGCTGGTGGAGTACGTGCGCGGCGACTTCCTAAACGTGGTGGGCTTCCCGCTGAACCGCTTCTGCAAGGAGCTGGCGCACCTGTACCACGGACCCCGTGCCCCCGGCGCCCCGCGGCAGGTCCAGCACGACTCCATCCCGGCTGTCGACACATTCGAGGATCTCAGCGACGCAGAGGGAGGCGGCTCTGACCCTGCTCGGGCCAACGAGGGCCTGGAGCCATGTGGGGCGCAGCCGCAGGCTCCCCGCCCCCGGGAGGCGGATCTGAATGGGGTGACGGACAGCCAGCCCCCGCTCCCCGTGGGCCTCCTGGAGCTGATGGACGGCTTCAAAGCATCCAAG GCCCTGCTCACGGCTTGCAAGCTCCAAGTGTTCGATGTGCTGAAAGAGCGAGGCCCCCTGGCGGCCGCGGACGTCGCCCGCGAAATCGGCGCCTCGGTGGGCGGCACCGCGCGCCTGCTTGACGTCTGTGCGGCCCTGGGCTTGCTGGACAAGTCGGACAGAG GTTACAGCAACACGGAGATGGCCAGCCTGCACCTGGCGTCGGACGGCGAGCAGTCTCTCCACGGCCTGGCCGCCTACCACGACGGGCCCGTCTGGGGCGCCTTCACGCACCTGGGCTGGGCTGTGCGAGAGGGGGCAGCGTGGACCCCAGAGCCCCTGCCGCAG GCCCCCCACAAGTGGAGCACGGAGGCGACCCTGCAGTTCATGAGGGCCTCGCACGGCCTCAGCAAGCTGACCGCCCAGCACGTGGCCACGGCCTTTGACCTGTCCCCTTTCACCTCCGCCTGCCACCTGGGAG GTTGCACGGGCGCCCTGGCCCACAAGCTTGTCCAGGAGTACCCGCGTCTGCAGGTGACCATCTTTGCCCTCCCAGAGGTCATCAAGCTTGCCGGGGACTTTGAGACCAACGCACGGCCGTCAGAGCGGGTCCACTTTGTGCCAG GTGACCTTTCCAGCGACAGCCTCCCGCCCGCAGACCTGTACATTGTCTGCAGCCTCCTGCACGACTGGCCGGACGACCGACTCCACGGGCTCCTGAGCCGGGTCTCCGGCTGCTGCAAACCAG GCGCTGGCCTCCTGCTGGCCGAACTGGCGCCCGCGGAGGAGGAGGATGCCAGCGGGGCGGCACGGAGGCCCCCTGGGCTGcgggccctgggggtggggcggcCCCCCCGGAACCCCGGGCAGTACCAGCGCCTCCTGCAGCGGCTCGGCTTCCAGGACGTGCAGGCGGCGTGCGCGGCAGGCCTGCTGCACGTGGTCCTGGGGACCCGGGCCCCACCCTGA